GTGCCTTTGGAAGGGGCAAGTCACAGGGTTGCTATCCTGATGATCACTTCACAGCTCCACTATCCATTAAGGCACCAGCTCTTGAGCTAATCTATTGTTCACCAGTTCAAGAACTGTAATTCAGAAAACCTAACAAtagcttctttttcttcccatGCATCGCATGCAGCTATGTACAAATACTGTAACCGACACCAAAAGGTTAAGAATTGTCTAAGAATTCTTCATAGACTATCAATTTCAAACTGCTTACCAAAATTATCAATTTCTCTTTGTCGCTCCCATTTGTTTAACAACTCTTTCCAGTAAGGCTTCACTTTGTTCCACAGGATAACCAATAAAATTGCACCAAATACCACAAACCAGCCATACTCCTCAAAGAAACCCAAACCTGCAATACAATAAATTCAAATTGATTTTAGctattaataatttacaaaCTACTAAGCATGCAGCAATATAATTctgaaatataaacaaatgagaaaaaagaaaaggacaaCCTCTTTCAAGTCTTGataaccaaaataattatacTGCTGTCAATCAAAAAATCATCTAGACTAACAGCCTCAAACTTTAATTTTAGGTGTGTAGTAGAAGCATAGTAAAAGGGtaacaaaatattgaagaTAAAGAACTGTGATAAGAGAATTATTTGAAATCCCATAACCTTCAGTTGTTAATTAAAACAAGTTCTGCATCAATTTTATTACACATTAGACATGCATAAATagtatcaataattattgtgttggAGGAAGAGACACAAGATAAGTTAATAAATTCAATTGTCTGACACTCCAGCTGAACTCACAAAAGGTGCTTAATTTTCCACCCCTAAACACCTGTTCAAACATATATTTATTACTCAGCATTCATTatgaattattcatttttacgTATTATCATGGCTTTATCAAAGCGATGCAATCCCCCATTTAAGGAAGACAAATATTcccaaacaaattttcataGGTGCTACAAAACTACTCAAGTCATTCGTTAAAGTTTTTCTGATggcaacaaagaaaattattcacGTGACTTGCAATTGATCTGACGTTAACTTATAGAGCTATATGTGTCATTGAATACAGCTTGTATTGGTTCCATGCCATTTATGGTCCAAAGCATAAGAATTTCATCGCTCTATTTTTATcaagagttgttgttttcgtgttTTATGAAGTTAAATTATGCCACCGATTTTCCAAATGCCTAGCGCCTTAGACAAAACTGCTTAcggaagaaaatattttacacGCTTAACTTACCAGTGGTCAAGGCATCCACAACAAAATTTGGCGCCTTATTCTGTGGAATACTGTTCGCCGGAGTGTCTTCAGGTGGTTCCATCGAATTCCGAAATCTTGTGCTTCAAGCAACTTGCATTCTCAATGTATTCACAATTTTTTGGCGACAATTCCCTTTCGACGTGTTAAGTTATTACTGATTGCACTATCTACTTCATACATGATGTATTGTATATTCTTCCGCTGACCAAAGTTAGAATATGCTTCTCAATAACACGCAACGAAGCGTAAACGCGTGATTTTATGCGTGAGCAGCACTCGTTGTATAGTTTTGAGCAGCTCAAAAATGATTCGGCGCAAACGAAATTTGCGTTTGCGTGGGTGAATTTGCACTGCAAAGTCTTTGGTCCTAAAATATAAGCTGGCTTAGTTATTCAGGGAATtctctgtttttcattttgactcTTCCTTGCCCAGGGCCCACTACAGCAACAGCTAGTctaaaacaacaatttaacATGGAGTGTTAAATTTCCCCATAATCTGTCTGAGCATAACCTCCAGTCATAgcaatgggcccacacaagcaCAGAGAAAAACCAGGGTGTCAAGTGAACACACAACCTTTGCCAAAAATCACCATTTGCTCTTCCCCGACTGGGTGTCAAGGCCAGACGGGAGTAGGCAGTGGACATTATGGATCTTTCCACACAACAAATGATCCTGTGCAATAAAAGCATTAAAAGGCTGTCAACTTTGCACTCTTTCATTGTTGAAGACAACACAGCTTCATCTAATATCATGGAACATTGTAGAATATTGAAGCCAGTTCTAGTCTGGCCTATTGCAGCACTGATAAGACCATAGATAAAGAACCCTTCTTGGAGGAGACAAGGTTGAAAGTCAAGatgcaaaatttaacaaaatcaaaatttatttttttcacccaaTTATCAAAACATTGTTACAGGAAAGCAATTAAGATAACAGTCCAAGATAATGGTTCAAGAAGccttttttttaggtgtacgAAATCCTACAAATTGTTGACTTGTTTTCAGACACAGTTCAGCTTCCTCTGGATCATGTTGTGTGAGCAGATGCCTCTTCAAATTTCCTCTTCGTTTCAAGTGCTGTCCACATAAGTCACACTCAAATGGTTTTGCTTTGGAATGCGATCGCTGGTGATTCCATAAATTACTGTAAACCTTAAAAACCTTGGGACACTTGTTACACTTGTACGCCCAGACATCACCATGAGTTTTCTTATGTGCCGAGAGAGCACTTGACCAACTGAAGATCTTCTCACACACATTACACTTGTACGTGGTCTTTCCAAAACTGGACTTGCTTCGAGATCTTGGAGGGCGAAGCTTGTGTGCATTCCACAGGTGATCTGATAAAACATTCCAGCTCCGGAACATCTGATCACAGGTGTCACACTTGCAAGGCTTCTCTCCGGTGTGGATTCGTTCATGATCACGAAGTATGTACTTGCATCTAAACCGACGACCACAGTATTGACAGGAGTACGGCTTTTCACCTGTATGTAGTAGTTTATGCTTCTCAAGATGGCCTCGTTGACGGAATGATTTTTCACACTCATCGCACTTATGGGGCCTTATATCATAGTGGATGTTCAGGTGTCGTTTATATCCTCTGTTTGACTCAAAATACTTTCCACACTCCACACAATCAAACGATTTCTTGGTCTTTACTGTCTTGGTTCCTACAAATTTAAATTCTGAGTTAGGTTATTTTGATGCAACAAGACAAATTTTCTGCAATATTAAATACAATACTTTTGAATTCAGTGGTCAAACTAATAAACCCAACATAATTTGGcgctactctggtttaaaatgaatgcaacttaaaaagttatgaTTCAAGATCCAACCTTTTGACACTACTGCCTAGTATCTTCATTAGGGGCAATCAAAAACTGTTACACAGCTCCTTTTGTACACTCACTGAATCagcattattttattcttattaatgAGGTGTAGATAGCTGTTAGGTAAAAGGCTGTCACCATCACAGTTCAAAGGTTAAAACATGAAGTCTTGAATCACGgttcatcaataattattcattaccatggttcaaataataaaatgtcTAGTCTTGAATCGTAACTTTTATGAAATCCAGAGTAGAGTCAATCTATAGCTGTGGTCACACTACGCACTTTTGTCCTAGGTAAACTTGACTTGTTGACAGTTTTACCTAGGGAAACTTCAATTTAGAAGTGTGACCGATTTTTCCCCAGGTAAATTACCTtgggaaaattttttccatCGAAGCTTGAATATGTCAAGAGAACAATAGAATTTCCCTTGACAGTTACCCTACATGTTTTGAAGGGGTAAACTGAAATCCCGAGGTAGTTAGCCAATAGATGCTCGTCGGCAAACGCGCTGATGATAGATTTGATTTAATCGCGTCACGTTTTACTTGAAACACATCGAAGTGCAAGTTATTTGCCGCTTTGCTCGCACGTGTGCGTGTATCAAAGGAAGAAGATGGCCTGGTTCAGATCGAACGTGTaagtataaattatttgcaatcaGTACACGTTTCATTTGGCTGGATTTAAGCaagattttacctttttttacctttattaaTCGGCCGGTTTATAATTTCGTTTCAGAAACCAGTTTGCCCAGGGAGACGAACAGGACCCGATCTATAAtggatttcttttcaatcgGCAACATCAACGGAATCCAGGGCCAAGCGGATTGttccttcaaaatcaattcatcCCACCAACTTCACTTCATTTACCTCAACCAAGCGCCCTCACACCAGCCAGCGAAATTCCGTCTTTGGGCTCGTCGAGTAATCAGTCGCTGAAGAAAAATCACTCGTGATCGCCTTGCTCGTCGCAACAacgtaaaaaaaagcaatgaaaagagGAGAACCACTTCTCTTTGATCTGCGTAATTTTCTAACATGCTGTTTTCGATTTGCGCgccaaaaatatgtttacgCGCAATGAAATTTAATCACGTCAATCCCTTGTAAACCTAGATGTGATTTTCTTCAGTGTGACCTTTTTACCTGGGGAAAATGAAACCCGAGATACATTTACCTCGGGTGAACTcaggtaaaatttcccttggtAAAACGATGTTCCCTAGGGCAAAAGTGCGTAGTGTGACCACAGCTTATGTCTGATTCGCCACCAAATTCCCTACCAGTGCACCTGTTTAGCAAGTTAGGATCCACACTAGAAATCAGAGATCATAGCATTATGTGTCGGATCTTAAACAAAGTACGATAATTTGGTGTCAAGGGTCAAATTATTGAAGGCGATAGTGTCTCAGTTATCGACATACATATAGTAGTGAAGTGTACTGGGTGAGGTTCGTGGCAGGGGTGTAGATTTATTAGAAATTCTAACGTCAAAATAGGTACAAAGAAGAGCTCAAATAACAAACTATCACCTGATTTTACTTTCGCCTGAGATCCTTCTGCATCTTGGTTGGTAGTTAGTGGCTCTGAAGCtgaattcaagaaaagaaTATCCACTTCTTGAATGACTGGTGACCCTGCTTCTCCAGCTACAACATCAGAAACTGAAACTGCGATCTCTGCATATTACAAAAATATGCATTAGTGCATCAGAAATACtgatgaaaaattaataattattaattctgCGGTTATTTTAATGTGtcatattattttaatgtgtCAAAGTTGCAATGATGGtgcttatttttttgtttattattactattttattaccttttttgCACTTACTCTGCAATGTCATGTCATGTATTCTACAAGCAGTGTATTATACCTCTATTACTTTTCCACTTGTTATGTTAATACTCTAAGGACTACttttcacttattttcttCATACTTTGTCCAAATTTAACAGGCTGTAAGGTAAACCCATTCTTTCCTGTCACTTCCCACCTCAACTAGCTAATGCTATTTGCAGGAAGCaaccattttgtatttttcttttgttaaatgtaataaagttgaagttaatattattttcttcaatttgcaTTCAGAGCTTTTACTTCACTTCTAGAGTTTGGTTGTTCAGTTACTCACCAGGAACTGTTTCCCTTTCTTTGACATGTTCAGACACAGAAACATCAACACCAAGTCTCTCTTCATCTTGGATGACTTTCTCATTATTATGCTGTTTTACATCTGAAGGCGTCGTTGGTGCATCTGAAATGAATCCATCTTCCCCAGCACCTGAGGCTGATTCATTGAAATCTGGGCAGGACTGACTTTGACTTGAAGAAGTTGATTCGGGACAAGAAAACACTGCTAACTTTTCTTCAGAGCTGTCATTTCCTGTGGTTGTTTGTTGGACATCTTTGGGTTTCTGAATTCCAGGGTCTGGACATGTTCCatgttccttttctttgttctcaACTAGTTTCGTAGCGAAGTCAGAGCCATTTGGTGATATCTCTTTCCTTTCAAACCCTGTAGAAGCAGTTGACTGGCAACTTTCAATGCAGTTTTCATTGTCAGGAGATCTGCAACCTTCTTTTGAGGAGCTTCCATTTTCATTAGTAGATGAAACGTTCAAGTGAGGGACATCAGTTCCTGTGGAAATGTTAGTCTTGTCACTTTTCTTACCATTATTTAGTCCTGCAAATTTCTGCTTCAAAAAGTTCTTAAGAGCCATCTTTGTGGTGCTGCTTATCTGAGCATCTCCTTTCCTCTTCGTCCGCTTTTCTTCCAGGGAACTCCTGTTAATCTCTTGTTGCTGAGCTTTCCTTTGCACcacgttttcattttcaatgcaGAGATTTAATGTTGTCTGTTGATGATTGGTAATTATTGAGGGAAACTTTGAAAGCGAAGTCGATGGATCTGATGCAGAGGAAAATTTAGacagttttgaattttttttctgcggtTTGGAGCTCTTTCGTCTTTTTGTCGCACTCCTTGGCAACCCCTGCGATTGCACAGTGGGCATTTCACGGTGATTTGCATCACTTGCGAACGAACTTTGCGATAACACATTAACACCAAATGGCTTCGGTGAAATTTGAATGATTTCCTCTGCTTCACTCGTTTTAGTGCCATGTTCCTTTACCTCCGTCTCTGTCTTTTCATCAGCCTGTATAGGTGCAAATTCCAGGATAAATTCACGAGTTTTCGCAACCCTTTCCATCTTGTTATCTTGTTCGTTAATTCAAACACATCTGTCACAGCTAGTGATGATTATTTATCTATACGAGTAGTGAGTGATTTTCACCCTCTTTAAGACCTGACCACGGTTGTTTTGAACAAATTCCTACGCAACTGAAAAATCTTCCGTGGGAGATCAGGCGCTCTTTCATACCAagacgccattttgaataCAACTTCGAGAGGAATCTGGGTCTATTGAATGAGGGCCTGtcagaaaatttaatttttgagttttCCTCTTAACTACGTCTTCAATGCCTTTCCAATACATAAAAAGAGTTAAAAAGAAGTATCTCATATGTTAAAAATCATCTCACCCGAGTAGATGAAAGACTGAGGGAggtataattttcattgtcacGGTGGTTGCGTGACAGTTACTGATTTTTATatccaagtttttttttttcatcccttataaatagaaccatttctTACGAACTTATCAGTTGTCCTGAGACCGAAAAAAGCATCTTGGACCGCTtcttctgttctttttttattttggtgtTACTTGTTTATTGAATAATCATAATTTAACGTGATGTTTTAATGGTTTTTCGTTGACGAATATCATATTCAAGAATGACTTCTTATATCAACGAGAAGTGAAGGAAAAGGAGACTTTAAGTGTAACTCGCAAGGTAAAAGGTTTGGGAGAAACTGGTGAATACCCTTCCAGAAATTCTAACCCTGACTCTAAGCATTTGAAGAGCCAGCGAGTAAACAAAGGACGCCATTGTTACAACAATATTAGGCTTGCGTCAGCTAATACAGTTCAGTGAAAGTTAAAAGATCGAAAATATCACTATGAAATCAAACGAGGTGGTCTTGAAGTCCAACTTTTGATGAACACCCTTGGAGGCTATACCTCTTGGTCAGCTGTTGATCACCAGCTGTAAAGGTCGATAGGTCGATCACTTCTATTGCGGATCTAGAGATCTGCTTACCCAGTTTTCTTCTCGTCGGTTTTCAGGGTTAGAGTGTGGTCGAGATATATCGTAGAGCAGCTCAGTCTTATAAGAAAAGTTTTATATAAAGCAAGAAGAACTGGTTGCTCTCTATCAATTTACTATCATGTATTATTACTGAACGATTGTCAAACAGGGAAACCCCCCTAATTTGTGTCTCCTGATTGGACAAGCAGGGCATAATGGCCCTCGATGACGTTCACTGCACATGTGTTAAAACAAAACGAATAAAGATGGCTTCAGAGGCTGAAGACATTAAAGCAAAGCTtgagaaatgaaacattttctgCTAATACCTGAAATGCGGCAAGAGGGGCCTGAGCGGAACAATAAACTGTCATGGCTAGTGATGGTGAGTCATAAATACAAAATGTGATTACTAAGCACATTTTTCTTCTCGCTATCAATTCATCGGATCTAAGTAAAAAATCTCACCAAAGCCGACCTGTTttagatcttttttttttaccagacCCGTGTTTCTTTTAGGGGAAGATCAAGAACGTTGCCAAGGACATTCTTTTACAACGAAAGCAGAAATGTTGGACAATGAAGAAAAGTACCAGGCATCAACCGTTGACGAAAACAACCCTTGCGTGACGCAAGCCAGCAACTACCCGTCGGAGATCCGTTCGGACGCTACTTCGGATAAGTCTCGTGCTGAAAGCGAAACCACCGAAGATCAGGAGGAAGTTACCACAAAGCACGAGGAGGCTATTGAAAGAGGAAGTAGTGTAATAGCTTGTTCAGTTGTAGGAACAGGGAGGCAGTGTGTGCGGACGGTCGCGAAAACACCTCCGATGCCTGATCTATTTGCCCAGGATGAAGATGGCGATACGTaagaaaaacacattttttgcCGAAGAATAGTTTGGATAGGCTTTTAGCATTTTACTTTTCATGGTTGCGGTAATCTCTAAATGAAGATATCTACACGTTTCAGATTCTCATCCACGCCTCCGTAATATTGTCAAATTAGATTGCCGCGCAATACGTtctcaaaaaagaaacactatggttttattaaacgagttgataaaggttgaattaccaccgtgaaataTTTGGAAAGCGaatcattcgctctgacgaaaagctaacgctcgaaacgtcagcttttcaaatctttcacggtggtaattcgacctttatcaactggtataataaaaccaaatattcatatttcactagtccaccgacgcagcaccacagtttctttagaaattgaaatttgctCCCAAAAACTCTCGAATTAGTAAGTACAAGAAATTTATTCAAGTAAATGCTTTTGAAAGTGAGTCACTTCCgaattttttatcaaaaatgCTGAGCTTTCTAAATATTACCTCTCAGTTCCGTGACTAAAGTTAATTTTAaaaggctgatttagcaacaggacgcAAACGTCAAATGACGACGTGGGGGCAGGCAGAATAGTTTGGAAATAAAAGTTGAGAATGGTGTGAAAGTGCCAAAATCGTAACAAATGTCCAGACGTTTCGGGACTGTGCCCTTCATCAGTGGAATGTTCGTTAATGTTTAAAGCCACGATTagaatagtctggattctgttccaatttgaccatatttgggtatttgctCTGCGCGCGCGTTCGTCAAGTGAAGTTCCCgttgtcttgctaaatcagcctattcTTTCACACTTACCCCAGAGGTAAGTGCGAAAGATTCCGAAAAACGTCTATCAAAAATAGACacaattgaagaaaattaattctaGGAATTTGAACTTGACATCCAGGTGCTGcgtttgaaagaaaaggaaagaaaggaacttTCTCTAATTCGACAAGAGGGCCCTCTTCCTTCCGCGGTGTCTAGCTTTTTTGACAGTGTTAACACTTGTGTTGTGAGAAGTTTGTTAGTAAGAGAAATGTTCACCACAgaaaatcgttttttttcttctcaaaagCAGCTAATGCCTGCACTGGAGCTGATATATCGAGCCACAAGGCATGACTATAGAATTAGACCTATTGGATCGTCCTCTTGAAATAAATACCACGTCATGTCCACGAA
This sequence is a window from Acropora palmata chromosome 9, jaAcrPala1.3, whole genome shotgun sequence. Protein-coding genes within it:
- the LOC141893360 gene encoding uncharacterized protein LOC141893360, with product MERVAKTREFILEFAPIQADEKTETEVKEHGTKTSEAEEIIQISPKPFGVNVLSQSSFASDANHREMPTVQSQGLPRSATKRRKSSKPQKKNSKLSKFSSASDPSTSLSKFPSIITNHQQTTLNLCIENENVVQRKAQQQEINRSSLEEKRTKRKGDAQISSTTKMALKNFLKQKFAGLNNGKKSDKTNISTGTDVPHLNVSSTNENGSSSKEGCRSPDNENCIESCQSTASTGFERKEISPNGSDFATKLVENKEKEHGTCPDPGIQKPKDVQQTTTGNDSSEEKLAVFSCPESTSSSQSQSCPDFNESASGAGEDGFISDAPTTPSDVKQHNNEKVIQDEERLGVDVSVSEHVKERETVPEIAVSVSDVVAGEAGSPVIQEVDILFLNSASEPLTTNQDAEGSQAKVKSGTKTVKTKKSFDCVECGKYFESNRGYKRHLNIHYDIRPHKCDECEKSFRQRGHLEKHKLLHTGEKPYSCQYCGRRFRCKYILRDHERIHTGEKPCKCDTCDQMFRSWNVLSDHLWNAHKLRPPRSRSKSSFGKTTYKCNVCEKIFSWSSALSAHKKTHGDVWAYKCNKCPKVFKVYSNLWNHQRSHSKAKPFECDLCGQHLKRRGNLKRHLLTQHDPEEAELCLKTSQQFVGFRTPKKKAS